A section of the Lodderomyces beijingensis strain CBS 14171 genome assembly, chromosome: 2 genome encodes:
- a CDS encoding mitochondrial 54S ribosomal protein bL34m yields MLQHILKAQLSNVFRQPGHIPRLTQALPRQLSLTQPATPTISPLQSLLGLVQRRYKSRGNTYQPNTLKRKRTFGFLARLRTKGGQKVLARRRAKGRWFLTH; encoded by the coding sequence ATGTTGCAACATATCCTCAAAGCACAGCTCAGCAACGTGTTTAGACAGCCCGGTCATATTCCGCGGCTTACACAAGCGCTCCCTCGGCAGCTCTCACTCACCCAGcctgcaacaccaactaTTTCACCGTTACAGTCGTTGCTCGGCCTTGTGCAAAGGAGATACAAATCCAGAGGAAACACGTACCAGCCAAATACGTTGAAGCGGAAAAGAACATTTGGCTTTTTGGCCAGACTCAGAACAAAAGGCGGTCAAAAGGTGCTTgccagaagaagagcaaaaggaaGATGGTTTTTGACTCACTAG